One genomic segment of Alphaproteobacteria bacterium LSUCC0719 includes these proteins:
- a CDS encoding flotillin family protein, with product MSATSIILLVIVIVAILVVVAAWLYERASRETSLVRTGLGGRKVVLDGGVIVLPYFHKVSRVNMQTVRLVVHRHGEQALITKDRLRVDVGAEFYMSVEPTEESIARASQTLGRRTFDPDKLRELIEGKLVDTLRSVAAQQTMDELHEGRGAFVKAVKSALSEEIRRNGLELESVSLTALDQTPFSALDENNAFNAVGMRKLAEVIANSKKERATIDADAEVSVRRSAMEAAKRTLQIDLEEQEAQIQQVKTLESLRAAQLAEIAASKAESEIAASAAKIEMEKSIRANDIRREEEISKAEIAQKLAVQTAEQQRNITLRKQSMDEARAEAAASGARAEAVKAAEDVETAKAIAAAERGKSIDIIAAEKEGTVHGLRKRHAADTEATIMVALADARLKAAKADSDAEKVRLSAMAEELALKAENARAMNEAENAMAPEIVELARDRARLEALPKIVEQMVRPAEKIDSIKIHHITGGALDRGGSGGSGGGGGGDKPPVNQALDSIMDMAVQLPALRKIGEDLGVSFEDGMSGIVDPGRKPGTDDPA from the coding sequence ATGTCCGCTACATCGATTATTCTTCTGGTCATTGTCATCGTCGCCATCCTGGTGGTTGTCGCGGCGTGGCTGTATGAACGCGCATCGCGTGAGACCTCATTGGTACGGACCGGCCTGGGAGGACGGAAAGTCGTCCTTGATGGCGGCGTGATCGTGCTTCCCTATTTCCACAAGGTCAGCAGGGTGAACATGCAGACGGTGCGTCTGGTGGTGCATCGGCATGGCGAACAGGCGCTGATTACCAAGGACCGTCTTCGTGTCGATGTCGGGGCCGAATTCTATATGTCGGTCGAGCCGACAGAGGAATCGATCGCGCGCGCCTCGCAGACACTTGGCAGACGCACATTCGATCCTGACAAGCTTCGCGAGCTGATCGAAGGCAAGCTTGTCGACACGTTGCGATCGGTGGCGGCGCAGCAGACCATGGATGAACTTCATGAAGGCCGCGGTGCCTTCGTCAAGGCCGTCAAGTCAGCCCTGTCCGAGGAGATCAGGCGCAATGGTCTGGAGCTGGAATCGGTGTCGCTGACGGCGCTTGACCAGACACCCTTCAGCGCGCTGGACGAGAACAACGCCTTCAACGCGGTTGGTATGCGCAAGCTTGCCGAAGTGATTGCGAATTCGAAAAAGGAGCGGGCCACGATCGATGCCGATGCCGAGGTTTCGGTGCGGCGTTCGGCGATGGAAGCAGCGAAGCGGACCTTGCAGATCGACCTTGAAGAGCAGGAGGCGCAGATCCAGCAGGTAAAGACGCTGGAATCACTCCGCGCGGCGCAATTGGCCGAAATCGCGGCCAGCAAGGCGGAATCCGAGATTGCCGCCAGCGCGGCAAAGATCGAGATGGAAAAGTCCATCCGTGCCAATGACATCCGGCGGGAAGAGGAAATCAGCAAGGCCGAGATAGCGCAGAAACTTGCTGTCCAGACAGCCGAACAGCAGCGCAACATCACCCTTCGCAAACAGAGCATGGATGAAGCCAGGGCCGAAGCGGCGGCAAGTGGTGCGCGTGCCGAGGCGGTAAAGGCGGCGGAGGATGTCGAAACGGCCAAGGCCATCGCCGCAGCCGAACGCGGCAAGAGTATCGACATCATCGCGGCCGAAAAGGAAGGCACCGTCCACGGGCTTCGCAAACGGCATGCCGCCGATACCGAGGCAACCATCATGGTGGCGCTTGCAGATGCCCGCCTGAAGGCCGCCAAGGCGGACAGCGATGCCGAGAAGGTGCGGTTGTCGGCGATGGCCGAGGAGCTGGCGCTGAAGGCGGAAAATGCCCGTGCCATGAACGAGGCCGAGAACGCAATGGCCCCCGAGATTGTCGAGCTTGCCCGTGACAGGGCGCGGCTCGAGGCGCTGCCGAAAATCGTCGAGCAGATGGTCCGCCCGGCTGAAAAGATCGACTCCATCAAGATCCATCATATCACCGGCGGTGCGCTTGATCGCGGCGGGTCCGGCGGCAGTGGCGGTGGCGGTGGCGGTGACAAGCCACCGGTAAACCAGGCGCTGGATTCCATCATGGACATGGCGGTACAGCTGCCGGCGCTTCGCAAGATCGGCGAGGATCTCGGTGTCAGTTTCGAGGATGGCATGAGCGGTATTGTCGATCCTGGCCGCAAGCCGGGAACAGACGATCCGGCCTGA
- a CDS encoding coniferyl-alcohol dehydrogenase, producing the protein MQDTDWASKDWTYGKLLRDKVIVVTGCSSGIGRDTAKLIKQLGGDVIGVDRNKTEDYVDELYLADMSDRRTIKALVNALPGRIDGIANSAGVPPTQPADIVLKVNLVGLKYFTELMIPKLNDNASIVNLASLAGFGWPESIEAIKASEHLAFEDVERFIHDYNITNEGGRSYFFSKEALVVWTMKNRWTWRDRGIRMNAVSPGPVDTPIMPDFKKTLGKRAEEDLSVNDRPGRPEDIAPVVCFMLSDMTHWFRGANLMLDGGMSSYIYQNMHQF; encoded by the coding sequence ATGCAGGATACTGACTGGGCGTCAAAGGACTGGACCTATGGCAAGTTGCTGCGCGACAAGGTCATTGTCGTCACCGGCTGTTCGTCCGGGATCGGCCGTGACACGGCAAAGCTGATCAAACAGCTTGGCGGGGATGTCATCGGCGTCGACCGCAACAAGACCGAGGATTATGTCGATGAGCTGTATCTGGCCGACATGTCGGACCGGCGCACCATCAAGGCGCTTGTCAACGCGCTGCCGGGACGGATTGACGGCATCGCCAACAGCGCCGGTGTGCCACCGACACAGCCGGCGGATATCGTGCTGAAGGTAAATCTTGTCGGGCTGAAATATTTCACCGAGCTGATGATCCCGAAGCTGAACGACAATGCCTCGATCGTGAACCTTGCGTCACTGGCCGGGTTTGGATGGCCGGAATCGATAGAGGCCATCAAGGCGTCCGAACATCTGGCGTTCGAGGATGTCGAGCGGTTCATTCATGACTACAACATCACCAATGAGGGCGGGCGCAGCTATTTCTTCAGCAAGGAGGCGCTTGTCGTCTGGACAATGAAGAATCGCTGGACCTGGCGTGATCGCGGCATTCGCATGAATGCTGTCAGCCCGGGACCGGTTGACACGCCCATCATGCCCGATTTCAAGAAGACGCTCGGCAAACGCGCCGAGGAAGATCTTTCGGTCAATGACCGCCCCGGCAGGCCCGAGGATATCGCGCCTGTGGTGTGTTTCATGTTGTCCGATATGACCCATTGGTTCCGCGGAGCCAACCTGATGCTTGATGGTGGAATGTCGTCGTACATCTACCAGAACATGCATCAATTCTAA